A single region of the Melopsittacus undulatus isolate bMelUnd1 chromosome 10, bMelUnd1.mat.Z, whole genome shotgun sequence genome encodes:
- the LOC117436734 gene encoding LOW QUALITY PROTEIN: protocadherin alpha-6-like (The sequence of the model RefSeq protein was modified relative to this genomic sequence to represent the inferred CDS: inserted 2 bases in 1 codon; substituted 1 base at 1 genomic stop codon) gives MGVCRGALLLVQVLQLAWALVGGQVRYSVPEEAKAGTVVGRLAQDLGLEAGEPEARRLRLVSQGRRASVEVSGASGALVVSSRLDREELCGKSAPCSLRLEVLVERPLRVFHVELEVTDINDNAPVFPAARKNLSIAELSLPGSRFPLEGASDADVGANAQLFYSLSASEHFALDLQKNEEEGESLFLVLRKPLDRETMPIHHLMLSASDGGRPALTGTMELVISVLDANDNAPQFNQSVYKVQLPENSERGAIVYRVTATDLDEGTNRNVSYSLQNLFPQDGRDVFGIDSNSGEIRLQGDLDFEDIGVYRLQVDAADQGSPPLSGHCKVVVEVLDVNDNAPEVWVTSLSVPVSEDAAVGTVVALLSVSDRDSGENGRVSCTVWPSAPFGLVSTFAGSYSLVLREALDRERVSEYEVEVRAEDGGAPPLRASRALRVPVSDVNDNAPAFSQAVYTVLVRENNAAGAELARLWARDPDEGGNGRVSYSVAESGGGSSVSGGGWRPASSYVSVDAESGRVWALQPLDYEELQVLQFEVRAVDAGEPALCGNATVQLFVLDENDNAPVLLPPAGGGPGSGAAGSASSGADSVELWAWASWGSPAGQVVAKIRAVDADSGYNAWLRYELWEPRGKGPFRVGLYSGEVSTARTLEEADGPRQRLVIVVRDHGEPARSATATLSVSLVEGTEAALAAASSGSSGAGLRPXRRAVPWRRYRRRRRTCGWWWPSAWCRACSCWQWCCTGQHGGLRGRPFCRVPVRPRSCALAKWGAGRTRSARAGACVXRTVGARAT, from the exons ATGGGTGTGTGTCGTGGTGCCTTGTTGCTGGTGCAGGTGCTGCAGTTGGCCTGGGCTCTGGTCGGCGGGCAGGTGCGGTACTCGGTGCCGGAGGAAGCCAAGGCCGGCACGGTGGTGGGCCGGCTGGCGCAGGACCTGGGCCTGGAGGCGGGCGAGCCGGAGGCGCGGCGGCTGCGGCTGGTGTCTCAGGGCCGGCGGGCGAGCGTGGAGGTGAGCGGGGCGAGCGGGGCGCTGGTGGTGAGCTCGCGGCTGGACCGGGAGGAGCTGTGCGGGAAGAGCGCGCCGTGCTCGCTGCggctggaggtgctggtggAGCGGCCTCTGCGCGTCTTCCATGTGGAGCTGGAGGTCACCGACATCAACGACAACGCCCCGGTGTTCCCCGCCGCAAGGAAAAACCTCAGCATCGCGGAATTGTCTCTGCCGGGGTCTCGTTTCCCGTTGGAGGGCGCATCGGATGCAGATGTCGGAGCCAACGCTCAGCTCTTCTATAGCCTCAGCGCCAGTGAGCATTTCGCTTTGGATTTACAAAAAAACGAGGAGGAGGGTGAGTCGTTATTCCTGGTGCTCAGGAAACCTCTGGACCGAGAGACGATGCCGATTCACCATTTGATGCTATCTGCGAGCGACGGTGGCCGTCCGGCTCTGACGGGAACGATGGAGCTGGTGATTTCGGTGCTGGACGCCAACGACAACGCACCCCAGTTCAACCAGTCGGTGTATAAAGTGCAGCTGCCGGAAAATTCTGAACGCGGTGCTATAGTGTACAGAGTAACAGCTACGGATTTGGATGAGGGGACGAACAGGAATGTCTCGTACTCTCTGCAAAACTTGTTCCCTCAGGATGGAAGGGACGTTTTCGGAATCGACAGTAATAGCGGAGAGATCCGCCTCCAGGGAGACTTAGATTTTGAGGATATTGGTGTCTATCGCCTGCAAGTGGATGCAGCAGATCAGGGGAGCCCACCTCTGTCTGGACACTGCAAAGTTGTGGTGGAGGTGCTGGATGTGAACGACAACGCGCCAGAGGTGTGGGTGACGTCACTGTCGGTGCCGGTGTCGGAGGACGCGGCGGTGGGGACGGTGGTGGCTCTACTGAGCGTGTCAGACCGAGACTCGGGGGAGAACGGGCGCGTGAGCTGCACGGTGTGGCCGTCGGCGCCTTTCGGTCTGGTGTCGACGTTCGCGGGCTCGTACTCGCTGGTGCTGCGGGAGGCGCTGGACCGGGAGCGGGTGTCTGAGTACGAGGTGGAGGTGCGGGCGGAGGACGGCGGGGCGCCGCCGCTGCGCGCCAGCCGCGCCCTGCGTGTGCCGGTGTCGGACGTGAACGACAACGCGCCGGCGTTCTCTCAGGCCGTGTACACGGTGCTGGTGCGGGAGAACAACGCGGCGGGCGCGGAGCTGGCGCGGCTGTGGGCGCGGGACCCGGACGAGGGGGGCAACGGGCGCGTGAGCTACTCGGTGGCGGAGAGCGGGGGCGGGTCGTCGGTGTCGGGCGGCGGGTGGCGTCCGGCGTCGAGCTACGTGTCGGTGGACGCGGAGAGCGGGCGTGTGTGGGCGCTGCAGCCGCTGGACTACGaggagctgcaggtgctgcagttCGAGGTGCGTGCGGTGGACGCGGGGGAGCCGGCGCTGTGCGGCAACGCCACGGTGCAGCTCTTCGTGCTGGACGAGAACGACAACGCGCCGGTGCTGCTGCCGCCTGCCGGGGGCGGGCCGGGCTCCGGCGCCGCGGGCTCGGCGTCGTCGGGTGCGGACTCGGTGGAGCTGTGGGCGTGGGCGTCGTGGGGGTCTCCGGCGGGGCAGGTGGTGGCGAAGATCCGCGCGGTGGACGCGGACTCGGGCTACAACGCGTGGCTGCGCTACGAGCTGTGGGAGCCGCGGGGCAAGGGCCCGTTCCGCGTGGGGCTTTACAGCGGCGAGGTGAGCACTGCGCGGACGCTGGAGGAGGCGGACGGCCCACGGCAGCGCCTGGTCATCGTGGTGCGGGACCACGGCGAGCCTGCGCGCTCTGCCACGGCCACGCTCAGCGTGTCGCTGGTGGAGGGCACCGAGGCGGCGCTGGCGGCCGCGAGCTCAGGCTCGTCGGGGGCGGGGCTCCGGCC GCGGAGGGCGGTGCCTTGGCGGCGGTATCGGCGACGACGACGAACGTGTGGCTGGTGGTGGCCATCTGCGTGGTGTCGAGCTTGTTCCTGCTGGCAGTGGTGCTGTACGGGGCAGCACGGTGGTCTCCGCGGTCGACCGTTCTGTCGGGTCCCGGTCCGACCACGCTCGTGTGCGCTAGCGAAGTGGGGAGCTGGTCGTACTCGCAGCGCCAGAGCCGGAGCCTGTGTGTGACGGACGGTGGGGGCAAGAGCGACCTGA
- the LOC117436738 gene encoding LOW QUALITY PROTEIN: protocadherin alpha-2-like (The sequence of the model RefSeq protein was modified relative to this genomic sequence to represent the inferred CDS: deleted 1 base in 1 codon; substituted 1 base at 1 genomic stop codon) yields the protein MVFSPNFPPPLGSVVKETHPEAPALLQTVPMLRNGVSAAPPRCERQRDRLGARKDAGRRAGQERRCIRPALENRAGPGSVPEAATAMGIVCGGPLFRVLVLQSAWALVGGQVRYSVPEEAKAGTVVGRLAQDLGLEAGEPEARRLRLVSQGRRASVEVSGASGALVVSSRLDREELCGKSVPCSLRLEVLVERPLRVFHVELEVTDINDNAPVFPSVRKNLSIAELSLPGSRFPLEGASDADVGANAQLTYSLIPSEHFALDLQRSEEYRESLFLVLRKPLDRETMPIHRLMLTASDGGRPALTGTMELVIWVLDANDNGPQFSHSVYKVQLLENATEGTLVAQVNATDPDVGSNAEVTFTASNTFPQKGLNIFLLNPETGEIRLRGALDFEEIRSYEIQIEATDQGTPPLSGHCKVVVEVLDVNDNAPEVWVTSLSVPVPEDAKMGTVVALLSVSDRDSGANGRVRCTVWPSEPFDLVSTFSGSYSLVLREALDRERVSEYEVEVRAEDGGASPLRASRALRVPVSDVNDNAPAFSQAVYTVLVRENNAAGAELARLWARDPDEGGNGRVSYSVAESGGGSSVSGGGWRPASSYVSVDAESGRVWALQPLDYEELQVLQFEVRAVDAGEPALCGNATVQLFVLDENDNAPVLLPPAGGGPGSGGAGSEASGSGSVELWAWASWGSPAGQVVAKIRAVDADSGYNAWLRYELWEPRGKGPFRVGLYSGEVSTARALEEADGPRQRLVIVVRDHGEPARSATATLSVSLVEGTEAALAAASSGLSGARLRPAAARRAVYQHRRRRRTCGWWWPSAWCRACSCWQWCCTGRRGGRRGRRYCRVPVRPRWCAPAKWGAGRTRSARAGACVXRTVWARAT from the exons ATGGTTTTCAGCCCCAACTTCCCTCCGCCGCTCGGTTCCGTGGTGAAAGAGACGCATCCGGAAGCTCCCGCTCTGCTGCAGACG GTGCCGAT GCTCAGAAACGGCGTGTCGGCGGCTCCGCCCCGGTGCGAGCGGCAGAGAGACCGGCTGGGAGCGCGGAAGGACGCGGGGCGCCGGGCCGGGCAGGAGAGGCGGTGCATCCGGCCGGCGCTGGAAAACCGTGCGGGGCCCGGGTCAGTGCCGGAGGCGGCGACAGCGATGGGGATCGTGTGTGGTGGTCCCTTGTTCCGGGTGCTGGTGCTACAGTCGGCCTGGGCACTGGTCGGCGGGCAGGTGCGGTACTCGGTGCCGGAGGAAGCCAAGGCCGGCACGGTGGTGGGCCGGCTGGCGCAGGACCTGGGCCTGGAAGCGGGCGAGCCGGAGGCGCGGCGGCTGCGGCTGGTGTCTCAGGGCCGGCGGGCGAGCGTGGAGGTGAGCGGGGCGAGCGGGGCGCTGGTGGTGAGCTCGCGGCTGGACCGGGAGGAGCTGTGCGGGAAGAGCGTGCCGTGCTCGCTGCggctggaggtgctggtggAGCGGCCGCTGCGCGTCTTCCATGTGGAGCTGGAGGTCACCGACATCAACGACAACGCCCCGGTCTTCCCGTCTGTCCGCAAAAACCTCAGCATCGCGGAATTGTCTCTGCCGGGGTCTCGTTTCCCGTTGGAGGGCGCGTCGGATGCAGATGTCGGAGCCAACGCTCAGCTCACCTATAGCCTCATCCCCAGCGAGCATTTCGCTTTGGATTTACAACGGAGTGAAGAATACCGGGAATCTCTTTTTCTGGTGCTCAGGAAACCTCTGGACCGCGAGACGATGCCGATTCACCGTTTGATGCTAACTGCGAGTGACGGTGGCCGTCCGGCTCTGACGGGCACGATGGAGCTGGTGATCTGGGTGCTAGACGCCAACGACAACGGGCCGCAGTTCAGTCACTCTGTATATAAAGTGCAGCTGCTCGAAAACGCTACAGAGGGGACGTTGGTGGCTCAGGTGAATGCCACGGATCCGGATGTGGGGAGCAATGCCGAAGTGACATTCACAGCGAGTAATACTTTTCCCCAGAAAggattaaacatttttcttttgaaccCAGAAACAGGGGAGATCCGTCTCAGGGGCGCCCTGGACTTCGAAGAAATTCGTTCATACGAGATACAAATTGAAGCAACAGATCAGGGAACTCCCCCGCTATCAGGTCACTGCAAGGTGGTGGTGGAGGTGCTGGACGTGAATGACAACGCGCCGGAGGTGTGGGTGACATCGCTGTCGGTGCCGGTGCCAGAGGACGCAAAGATGGGGACGGTGGTGGCTCTGCTGAGCGTGTCGGACCGGGATTCAGGGGCGAACGGGCGCGTGCGCTGCACGGTGTGGCCGTCGGAGCCGTTCGATCTGGTGTCGACGTTCTCGGGCTCGTACTCGCTGGTGCTGCGGGAGGCGCTGGACCGGGAGCGGGTGTCTGAGTACGAGGTGGAGGTGCGGGCGGAGGACGGCGGGGCGTCGCCGCTGCGCGCCAGCCGCGCTCTGCGTGTGCCGGTGTCGGACGTGAACGACAACGCGCCGGCGTTCTCTCAGGCCGTGTACACGGTGCTGGTGCGGGAGAACAACGCGGCGGGCGCGGAGCTGGCGCGGCTGTGGGCGCGGGACCCAGACGAGGGGGGCAACGGGCGCGTGAGCTACTCGGTGGCAGAGAGCGGGGGCGGGTCGTCGGTGTCGGGCGGCGGGTGGCGTCCGGCGTCGAGCTACGTGTCGGTGGACGCGGAGAGCGGGCGTGTGTGGGCGCTGCAGCCGCTGGACTACGaggagctgcaggtgctgcagttCGAGGTGCGTGCGGTGGACGCGGGGGAGCCGGCGCTGTGCGGCAACGCCACGGTGCAGCTCTTCGTGCTGGACGAGAACGACAACGCGCCGGTGCTGCTGCCGCCTGCCGGGGGCGGGCCGGGCTCCGGCGGCGCGGGCTCGGAGGCGTCGGGTTCGGGCTCGGTGGAGCTGTGGGCGTGGGCGTCGTGGGGGTCTCCGGCGGGGCAGGTGGTGGCGAAGATCCGCGCGGTGGACGCGGACTCGGGCTACAACGCGTGGCTGCGCTACGAGCTGTGGGAGCCGCGGGGCAAGGGCCCGTTCCGCGTGGGGCTTTACAGCGGCGAGGTGAGCACGGCTCGGGCGCTGGAGGAGGCGGACGGCCCACGGCAGCGTCTGGTCATCGTGGTGCGGGACCACGGCGAGCCTGCGCGCTCTGCCACGGCCACGCTCAGCGTGTCGCTGGTGGAGGGCACCGAGGCGGCGCTGGCGGCCGCGAGCTCGGGCTTGTCGGGGGCGAGGCTGCGCCCGGCGGCAGCC CGGAGGGCAGTGTATCAGCATCGGCGACGACGACGAACGTGTGGCTGGTGGTGGCCATCTGCGTGGTGTCGAGCCTGTTCCTGCTGGCAGTGGTGCTGTACGGGGCGGCGCGGTGGTCGCCGCGGTCGGCGGTACTGTCGGGTCCCGGTCCGACCACGCTGGTGTGCGCCAGCGAAGTGGGGAGCTGGTCGTACTCGCAGCGCCAGAGCCGGAGCCTGTGTGTGACGGACGGTGTGGGCAAGAGCGACCTGA
- the LOC101872483 gene encoding LOW QUALITY PROTEIN: protocadherin alpha-8-like (The sequence of the model RefSeq protein was modified relative to this genomic sequence to represent the inferred CDS: inserted 2 bases in 1 codon), protein MGLCGGALLLVLQLSWALVGGQVRYSVPEEAKVGTVVGRLAQDLGLEAGEPETRRLRLVSQGRRESVEVSGASGALVVSSRLDREELCGKSAPCSLRLEVLVERPLRVFHVELEVTDINDNAPVFPAARKNLSIAELTTLPGSRFPLEGASDADVGANAQLSYSLIPSEHFAVDLQKSNGRNIVPDLVLMKALDREMMPIHHLVLSATDGGHPPLTGTMELVISVLDANDNAPQFNQSVYKVQLPENAAEGTLVTRVNATDADEGINSEMTYTVTNFLPLSGKDVITVKPRTGEILLTGALDFEEVNIFDFRIEAKDKGTPPLSGHCRVELEVLDMNDNAPEVWVTSLSVPVPEDAAVGTVVALLSVSDRDSGENGRVRCTVWPPAPFGLVSTFSGSYSLVLREALDRERVSEYEVEVRAEDGGAPPLRASRTLRVPVSDVNDNAPAFSQAVYTVLVRENNAAGAELARLWARDPDEGANGRVSYSVAESGGGSSVWSGGWRPASSYVSVDAESGRVWALQPLDYEELQVLQFEVRAVDAGEPALCGNATVQLFVLDENDNAPVLLPPAGGGPGSGVAGSASSGADSAALWAWASWGSPAGQVVAKIRAVDADSGYNAWLRYELWEPRGKGPFRVGLYSGEVSTARALEEADGPRQRLVIVVRDHGEPARSATATLSVSLVEGTEAALAAASSGSPGAGLRPXRRAVPWRRHRRRRRTCGWWWPSAWCRACSCWRWCCTGRRGGLRVRRCCQVPVRPRSCAPAKWGAGRTRSARAGACV, encoded by the exons ATGGGCCTGTGTGGTGGTGCCTTGTTGCTGGTGCTGCAGTTGTCCTGGGCTCTGGTCGGCGGGCAGGTGCGGTACTCGGTGCCGGAGGAAGCCAAGGTCGGCACGGTTGTGGGCCGGCTGGCGCAGGACCTAGGCTTGGAGGCGGGCGAGCCGGAGACGCGGCGGCTGCGGCTGGTGTCTCAGGGCCGGCGGGAGAGCGTGGAGGTGAGCGGGGCGAGCGGGGCGCTGGTGGTGAGCTCGCGGCTGGACCGGGAGGAGCTGTGCGGGAAGAGCGCGCCGTGCTCGCTGCggctggaggtgctggtggAGCGGCCGCTGCGCGTCTTCCATGTGGAGCTGGAGGTCACCGACATCAATGACAACGCCCCGGTGTTCCCCGCCGCACGGAAAAACCTCAGCATCGCGGAATTAACTACTCTGCCTGGGTCTCGTTTCCCGCTGGAGGGCGCGTCGGATGCAGATGTCGGAGCCAACGCTCAGCTCTCGTACAGCCTCATACCCAGTGAACATTTCGCTGTAGATTTACAAAAATCGAATGGGCGTAATATTGTACCCGATCTTGTTTTAATGAAAGCGCTGGACCGCGAGATGATGCCGATTCACCATCTGGTTCTGTCGGCGACTGATGGGGGCCATCCACCGCTGACAGGCACAATGGAACTGGTGATCTCGGTGCTGGATGCTAACGACAATGCACCCCAGTTCAACCAGTCTGTGTATAAAGTGCAGTTGCCGGAGAATGCTGCAGAGGGGACGCTGGTGACGAGGGTAAACGCCACCGATGCGGATGAAGGAATTAACAGTGAGATGACCTACACGGTAACAAACTTCCTTCCCCTCAGTGGAAAAGATGTGATTACTGTCAAGCCGAGGACGGGAGAAATCCTTCTGACGGGCGCGCTGGACTTCGAAGAAGTCAATATATTTGATTTTCGCATTGAAGCGAAAGACAAAGGGACGCCTCCGCTGTCGGGTCACTGCAGAgtggagctggaggtgctggatATGAACGACAACGCGCCGGAGGTGTGGGTGACGTCGCTGTCGGTGCCGGTGCCAGAGGACGCGGCAGTAGGGACGGTGGTAGCTTTGCTGAGCGTGTCGGACCGAGACTCTGGGGAGAACGGGCGCGTGCGTTGCACGGTGTGGCCGCCGGCTCCGTTCGGTCTGGTGTCGACGTTCTCGGGCTCGTACTCGCTGGTGCTGCGGGAGGCACTGGACCGGGAGCGGGTGTCTGAGTATGAGGTGGAGGTGCGGGCGGAGGACGGCGGGGCGCCGCCGCTGCGCGCCAGCCGCACTCTGCGTGTGCCGGTGTCGGACGTGAACGACAACGCGCCGGCGTTCTCTCAGGCCGTGTACACGGTGCTGGTGCGGGAGAACAACGCGGCGGGCGCGGAGCTGGCGCGGCTGTGGGCGCGGGACCCGGACGAGGGGGCCAACGGGCGCGTGAGCTACTCGGTGGCGGAGAGCGGGGGCGGGTCGTCGGTGTGGAGCGGCGGGTGGCGTCCGGCATCGAGCTACGTGTCGGTGGACGCGGAGAGCGGGCGTGTGTGGGCGCTGCAGCCGCTGGACTACGaggagctgcaggtgctgcagttCGAGGTGCGTGCGGTGGACGCGGGGGAGCCGGCGCTGTGCGGCAACGCCACGGTGCAGCTCTTCGTGCTGGACGAGAACGACAACGCGCCGGTGCTGCTGCCGCCTGCCGGGGGCGGGCCGGGCTCCGGCGTCGCTGGCTCGGCGTCGTCGGGTGCGGACTCGGCGGCGCTGTGGGCGTGGGCGTCGTGGGGGTCTCCGGCGGGGCAGGTGGTGGCGAAGATCCGCGCGGTGGACGCGGACTCGGGCTACAACGCGTGGCTGCGCTACGAGCTGTGGGAGCCGCGGGGCAAGGGCCCGTTCCGCGTGGGGCTTTACAGCGGCGAGGTGAGCACGGCTCGGGCGCTGGAGGAGGCGGACGGCCCACGGCAGCGCCTGGTCATCGTGGTGCGGGACCACGGCGAGCCTGCGCGCTCTGCCACGGCCACGCTCAGCGTGTCGCTGGTGGAGGGCACCGAGGCGGCGCTGGCGGCCGCGAGCTCAGGCTCGCCGGGGGCGGGGCTCCGGCC GCGGAGGGCGGTGCCTTGGCGGCGGCATCGGCGACGACGACGAACGTGTGGCTGGTGGTGGCCATCTGCGTGGTGTCGAGCTTGTTCCTGCTGGCGGTGGTGCTGTACGGGGCGGCGCGGTGGTCTCCGCGTTCGGCGGTGCTGTCAGGTCCCGGTCCGACCACGCTCGTGTGCGCCAGCGAAGTGGGGAGCTGGTCGTACTCGCAGCGCCAGAGCCGGAGCCTGTGTGTGA
- the LOC117436739 gene encoding LOW QUALITY PROTEIN: protocadherin alpha-2-like (The sequence of the model RefSeq protein was modified relative to this genomic sequence to represent the inferred CDS: inserted 2 bases in 1 codon; substituted 1 base at 1 genomic stop codon): protein MARERGLCGGALLWVLVLQMAWALVGGQVRYSVPEEAKAGTVVGRLAQDLGLEAGEPEARRLRLVSQGRRASVEVSGASGALVVSSRLDREELCGKSAPCSLRLEVLVERPLRVFHVELEVTDINDNAPVFPAARKNLSIAESSLPGSRFPLEGASDADVGANAQLTYSLSPSEHVTVDVKFSDEHRKSLFLVLTKPLDREAMPIHHLVLTATDGGRPPLTGTVELLISVVDANDNAPQFDQTVYKVQLQESAAEGTLVARVNATDPDEGLNKEFTYSLVRSVSVGKGDLFSVDPKTGEIRLTGALDFEDVRLHELQIEARDKGTPPLSGHCSVELEVLDVNDNAPEVWVTSLSVPVPEDAAVGTVVALLSVSDRDSGENGRVRCTVWPPAPFGLVSTFSGSYSLVLREALDRERVSEYEVEVRAEDGGAPPLRASRALRVPVSDVNDNAPAFSQAVYTVLVRENNAAGAELARLWARDPDEGGNGRVSYSVAESGGGSSVSGGGWRPASSYVSVDAESGRVWALQPLDCEELQVLQFEVRAVDAGEPALCGNATVQLFVLDENDNAPVLLPPAGGGPGSGAAGSASSGADSVELWAWASWGSPAGQVVAKIRAVDADSGYNAWLRYELWEPRGKGPFRVGLYSGEVSTARALEEADGPRQRLVIVVRDHGEPARSATATLSVSLVEGAEAVLAVAGVGSSGAGLRXRRRAVHRHRGRRRTCGWWWPSAWCQACSCWRWCCTERRGGRRGRRCCRVPVRPRSCAPVKWGAGRTRSARAGACVXRTVGARAT, encoded by the exons ATGGCAAGGGAGAGGGGCCTGTGTGGTGGTGCCTTGttgtgggtgctggtgctgcagatgGCCTGGGCTCTGGTCGGCGGGCAGGTGCGGTACTCGGTGCCGGAGGAAGCCAAGGCCGGCACGGTGGTGGGCCGGCTGGCGCAGGACCTGGGCCTGGAAGCGGGCGAGCCGGAGGCGCGGCGGCTGCGGCTGGTGTCGCAGGGCCGGCGGGCGAGCGTGGAGGTGAGCGGGGCGAGCGGGGCGCTGGTGGTGAGCTCGCGGCTGGACCGGGAGGAGCTGTGCGGGAAGAGCGCGCCGTGCTCGCTGCggctggaggtgctggtggAGCGGCCGCTGCGCGTCTTCCATGTGGAGCTGGAGGTCACCGACATCAATGACAACGCCCCGGTGTTCCCCGCCGCACGGAAAAACCTCAGCATCGCGGAATCATCGCTGCCGGGGTCTCGTTTCCCGTTGGAGGGCGCGTCCGATGCAGATGTCGGAGCCAACGCTCAGCTCACTTATAGCCTCAGCCCTAGCGAGCATGTTACGGTCGATGTTAAATTCTCTGATGAACACAGAAAATCTCTGTTTCTGGTGCTCACAAAACCTCTGGACCGTGAGGCGATGCCGATTCACCATCTGGTGCTGACGGCAACTGATGGGGGCCGTCCGCCGCTTACAGGAACGGTTGAGCTGTTGATCTCGGTTGTGGATGCAAACGACAACGCTCCCCAGTTTGACCAGACTGTGTATAaagtgcagctgcaggagagcGCTGCAGAGGGAACACTGGTGGCGCGGGTAAACGCCACGGATCCCGACGAAGGTCTGAATAAAGAATTTACTTACAGTCTAGTCAGATCGGTTTCCGTTGGTAAGGGAGATCTGTTCTCCGTTGATCCAAAGACAGGCGAGATCAGACTTACGGGCGCCCTGGACTTCGAAGACGTCCGCTTACACGAGTTGCAAATTGAAGCGAGAGACAAAGGGACGCCTCCGCTCTCGGGTCACTGCAGCGTGGAACTGGAGGTATTGGACGTGAACGACAACGCGCCGGAGGTGTGGGTGACATCGCTGTCGGTGCCGGTGCCAGAGGACGCGGCAGTGGGGACGGTGGTGGCTCTGCTGAGCGTGTCGGACCGAGACTCTGGGGAGAACGGGCGCGTGCGCTGCACGGTGTGGCCGCCGGCGCCGTTCGGTCTGGTGTCGACGTTCTCGGGCTCGTACTCGCTGGTGCTGCGGGAGGCGCTGGACCGGGAGCGGGTGTCTGAGTACGAGGTGGAGGTGCGGGCGGAGGACGGCGGGGCGCCGCCGCTGCGCGCCAGCCGCGCTCTGCGTGTGCCGGTGTCGGACGTGAACGACAACGCGCCGGCATTCTCTCAGGCCGTGTACACGGTGCTGGTGCGGGAGAACAACGCGGCGGGCGCGGAGCTGGCGCGGCTGTGGGCGCGGGACCCGGACGAGGGGGGCAACGGGCGCGTGAGCTACTCGGTGGCAGAGAGCGGGGGCGGGTCGTCGGTGTCGGGCGGCGGGTGGCGTCCGGCGTCGAGCTACGTGTCGGTGGACGCGGAGAGCGGGCGCGTGTGGGCGCTGCAGCCGCTAGACTGCGaggagctgcaggtgctgcagttCGAGGTGCGTGCGGTGGACGCGGGGGAGCCGGCGCTGTGCGGCAACGCCACGGTGCAGCTCTTCGTGCTGGACGAGAACGACAACGCGCCGGTGCTGCTGCCGCCTGCCGGGGGCGGGCCGGGCTCCGGCGCCGCGGGCTCGGCGTCGTCGGGTGCGGACTCGGTGGAGCTGTGGGCGTGGGCGTCGTGGGGGTCTCCGGCGGGACAGGTGGTGGCGAAGATCCGCGCGGTGGACGCGGACTCGGGCTACAACGCGTGGCTGCGCTACGAGCTGTGGGAGCCGCGGGGCAAGGGCCCGTTCCGCGTGGGGCTTTACAGCGGCGAGGTGAGCACGGCTCGAGCGTTGGAGGAGGCGGACGGCCCACGGCAGCGCCTGGTCATCGTGGTGCGGGACCACGGCGAGCCTGCGCGCTCTGCCACGGCCACGCTCAGCGTGTCGCTGGTGGAGGGCGCCGAGGCGGTTCTGGCGGTTGCAGGCGTGGGCTCGTCGGGGGCGGGGCTGCG TCGGCGGAGGGCGGTGCATCGGCATCGGGGACGACGACGAACGTGTGGCTGGTGGTGGCCATCTGCGTGGTGTCAAGCCTGTTCCTGCTGGCGGTGGTGCTGTACGGAGCGGCGCGGTGGTCGCCGCGGTCGGCGGTGCTGTCGGGTCCCGGTCCGACCACGCTCGTGTGCGCCAGTGAAGTGGGGAGCTGGTCGTACTCGCAGCGCCAGAGCCGGAGCCTGTGTGTGACGGACGGTGGGGGCAAGAGCGACCTGA